In Argiope bruennichi chromosome X1, qqArgBrue1.1, whole genome shotgun sequence, the genomic stretch ATTTTAAATcaagatttcattaaattaagtaaaGGATTGTGTATCATTTAAGAGGAAGGAATTATTCTTGCAAATCACAAATCGAACATCTCAATGTTTTTTAATTGCTCTGGAAAGTTTTCTGCTGAATCAGAAATCAATTTAATACACATCTGAAAAGCACAGTATATCCTGAGATGAAGTGTCagttgatttatttcaaaattttaaatcctgtGAAATTATTATGTGTAGTACATGCGCATCACATCATTTTCGTTGAATTCAAGATCACGGTTGAAACAGGACAGATTGGGATGCATTCTCACAATTGGCAGTTATCACTGAGGACATGGTTAGTGGTGTAGACATTTCAGAAGCTTTACAACATGTCACCGATGTTATAATGAACGCCACTAAAAGGAGTATCCCAAAAAGTTCATCACGTCTAAGACGATTTCGTAAACAGTGGTGGAATGACGAATGTCGCGACagttataaaaaacagaaaaagtgtTGGCACATTCTCGGGAGGTACCCAATGACAGAAAACCTTCTTGCCTTTAAACGAGCCAAAGCCTATGCTCGACGCATTCGTCGCTGTAGTCAGAGAGAATCGTGTAAGTCCTTTGTTTCCTCTATCACACCCTGTATTTCCAGTAAGATTTTGTGGAAAAAAGTCAATGCGCAAATGGGATTTATCGGGAACCTAACTTTCctgtattaaaaattggaaatgtaacgtattctgccccattagacaTTGTTAATATTCTCGGCAGAGCTTTCGAACAAGTTTCCACAATTGAATCTTACAACCCTGATTTTCAAGCAATTAAGAAACGTGCGGAACGTTTGCCTTTGCGTTTCCACGACAGGAATACTTACCCATATAACTCTGAATTTCAGGTGTTTGAGCTACAAACGGCCTTGTCTCAAGTCCATGATACCAGtccagggccagatggaatcacatataacatgcttcgccatttggataccatttccctttccaatctgttgatattatttaacagaatatggactgagcagaattacccttcacaatggcacaaagctattgtgattccaatcctaaaACCTGGCAAAACTCCCGAAAACCCTCTGCACTACAGGCCAATTGCTTTAACCAGTTGCGTGTGCAAAACTCTAGAACGCATGGTGAATGCCCGCCTCATCTATGAATTAGAGAAACAAAGAATCCTTTCCCCGTTGCAAAGCTGTTTCCGTCGAGGTCGCTCTACTTTTGATAACCTCATTCTTTTGGAAACCCaaatacgcaacgcatttgtaaGGAGAAATCACCTAGTCTCTATTTTCTTTGATATCGAAAAGGCATACGACCATGCatggcgctatggcatactttctACTCTTTATGAATATGGTTTTAGAGGACATTTacctatatttttatcaaaatttttatcctATCGCACGTTTCGAGTTCGTGTTGCGAATTTCTATTCTGATGCTTTTatccaagctgagggtgttcctcagggtaGTGTCCTTAGTGTCACGCTTTTTATAGTTCATCTAagccaaattttgaatcatttgccACAATCTGTTCATAGAAGCCTGTATGTTGATGACCTGCAGATATCAAGTCAAGGTAGCAATACGAGTCTCATTGAGCGACAGCTACAAAATGATGTTAATAAACTGGTAGCTTGGTGCAACAATAACGGACACACAATTTCTCCGGTTAAGAGTAGATGCGTACACTTTTGCCAGAAGAGAATTATGCATTTAGATCCTGTTATCCGCATACAAAATATACCTATCCAGTTGTGGATGAAATACAGTTTTTGGGACTGATTTTCGATTGTAGACCcactcaggggctcacctactataggtgagtacgggtgtcccaatcccgaggtacccagggatctttactccctttatgtttactctcccctCCATTTTCTGCTTTTGGCTTTAATTCTTCTTTCCCTctagggtaggcgagggagctctccatgagaagctgcctccactctgtttgcttcctgcttctcatggacagctaaTACttccacgtgtttgccgtgcgtggcgacccattagatgggcggtgcactgtggtccccggtgtatcaatcggctggtacctagccAATtaagtggctagtctgctagggatcaagcgaaggggttattccttgggcttggcgttaagggtggtcactgtctccgggggtaactcccagcgtataggtaccagtTAGCATTATGGTAAGTGCTGAGGCTAGGAACATCTAGAGCCAGTTACTGCCATCCCTtgtagggctccgtggtgggcgatgccgctgGGCCTGAAtccccatcaatatcgtatgggccaCAAAAACtttgctcccttcagtgggcatcattTTGTAAAGCAATCTcgtgaaaaacattttgattccttttttattattcaaagaatatcgACTGATAAACAAAAGTTTCATACGGTATCGCcgtttttagttgaaaaatcaatttccaGTACTATTGGTGAAGTTAACTCGATTCGAAAATTGCGCTCAGGAGACTTGCTTGTGGAAGTCAATTCCCGCAAAATAGCTCaacaatttataaaacttaaagcATTAGCAACCATCCCTGTAAATGTGAGGGCTCAAAGATCACTCAATTCGTCCAAAGGTGTTATTACCTGCGGAGAACTGATGAATGTTCCTCTGgaggaaataatagaaaaattgaagTCTCAAGGAGTAAcagcccctcaggggctcacctactataggtgagtacgggtgtcccaatcccgaggtacccagggatctttactccctttaggtttactctcctctgcgccttctgctgtcacctttttttctttccctcgagggtaggcgagggagctctccatgagaagctatCGCCGCTCTGTTTgtttcctgcttctcatggacagcaaatgcccccacgtgtttgccgtgcgtggcgacccatttgacgggtggtgcactgtggtccccggtgtgtcaatcggccggtagctagcaacctgagttactagtctgctagggatcaagcgaaggggtcactctttgggcttggcgttaagggtggtcactgtccccgggggtgactcccagcgtataggttctggtcagcattatggcaagtgccgaggtTGGAAAGTTTCCAGAGCCGGCAActaccatcccttgttgggctccgtggtgggcgatgccgccGGACCTGAAGCATTATCAATGTCATATGGGGTCTTTTTCTAACGTCGTCGAAGCCAAATCTACTACTCGTTACATGGTCATTCATACACCTAACACTTTTCATTCCATTTCTCCGTTTCTTATTAATAAACTCATCTTATCTACTATTGGTGaggttcaaaatataaaaaaattacgctCTGGGGATCTATTATTACAGGCATCCGAGAAACAAGCATTGCAGATCAGTAAAATGACTACACTGGGTTCCTTCCCAATACAAACATCGTAccataaaacaatgaatatatcACGTGGTGTACTCTCCGAACCCCACTTTATAAAGGTTTCTGAAGCAAAATTTTTGGAAGAGCTACGAGATCAAAATGTATGTGCCGCTCGTCGCATTAATATTCGACGAAGTGACAAACTTGTTCCTACGCAACATGTTGTTCTTACCTTTCAAACGCCGGTTTTGCCTAAGTCCATAAAAGGcggttatattaattgcaaaattcgaCCCTACATCCCCAATCCTCTGCGATGTTTTAAATGTCAGAGGTATGGGCATTCACAAATCGGTTGTCGAAGCAATGAAAATGTTTGTGGTAAATGTGCAGATTCAGGCCATGAAATGAATGCTTGCACATCTGACATCCTGAAATGTGTCAACTGCTCTGGCTCCCATGCTGCATTTTCTAAATCCTGCCCTAAGTGGACCTtgggaaaagaaataatttccatcaagataaaaaataatataactttccCGGAAGCCCGAAAAATTGTGAATGATAGGACTCCAAAAGTTGGCGTTTCCTATTCATCTGCTCTTAAATCGATTCAGAACACATCTTGCTCCCAAACTGATGCAAGCATTACCCACTGTCACTGTGCATTTACTAATCCAGTGCCACCTGATTTCCAACCATCTACCTCCGCTCAagctcaaaaaaattttacaatttcagaaaatttatctcCAAAAAAATCAGCGCCACGACTTCCTGGtgtttcaaaaaaagaaactgcCTAAAACAGGAAGAAACTGAAATCGCTTGCAACAAGACCTCATGTTGccgaagattttttaaaaattaacacttcATCATCCGAATTTTCAGATATGGAGCTCGATTCTTCAGCTTCACACAAGAAAATTCCTGCAGAGggtataaagaagaagaaaaaacctccagataaaaattgaatttatggcAGCTCTGTTTTCCTGGAATTGCCACGGTTTGCGTAATAAAATTTCTCACATTAAGGATCGGATTAATGAAACTCATCCCGCCTGCATTGCACTACAGGAAACCTTCCTTAAGCCATCAGATCTTGTAAAAATTCGACGCTACAGTCTCATTCGAAAGGACGTTATTTCTGGTCGAGCATCTGGGGGTGTTGCCCTCCTAGTCTCCCATGACATTCCGTCGTCGGTTATTACTCTATACACGAATCTACAGGCAGTTGCAGTCCGAATAAGGGCTCCTTCTCTGATTACAGTATGCAGCATTTACTTGCCACCAAATGTGTTTATAGATCAAACAGACATCAATGCCTTATTAAATGAGCTTCCACCTCCTTTGATTCTTGTTGGAGATTTCAACGGCCATAGCCCTCTCTGGGGTAGTGAGCGTGTGAATCCTCGTGGGAAacaaattgaagaattaattgcCTCTCATTCTCTTTGCCTCTTAAATAATGGAGAACCTACGTATTTCCATAAGCAAAATAGAACATTTCAGTCACTTGACCTTGCTATTTGTACACCATCTTTAGCaccaaagtttaattttagagTGGGAAATGATCTATTGGAAAGTGACCATTTCCCTATTTTTTTAGAACCCCTTTTTTTCAAATAGCTCTCAAATGCAACGTCCACCTCGTTATTTGTTCTCAAAAGCTAATTGGGCGTTTTTTTCTGTTatggcaaatattaaaaaaacgatGGTAACAGCTGAGAATATAAATGATGCAGTTAGTTTAGTTACTGACACATTAATAGCAGAAGCTGATTTTGCTATTCCTAAATCTGGGAACTGCTTTCCAAAATATCGGAAACCATGGTGGAACCAAGAATGCACTGAAGCTAGGCAAAGAGAAAAAAGAGCATGGAATAAATTCAGTACGCAACCAACAACAAGAAACCTCATTATATATAGTGAAGCAAAAAGTAAGGCGCGACTAATTAGAAGGCGAAGTCAGAAACGTTGTTGGGTGAATTTCGTATCTAATATCAAGTCCTCTGTCTCGGCAAAAGAAATGTGGATCAGAGTAAAGAAAGCTTGTGAGATATACCCCGAAGTCTCTCtttcctgtttaaaaataaacaacagaGAAATTAACAGCATGCAAGAAATGGCGAAAGCTCTTGCAGAAGCTTTTGCGTCCGTATGTGACTCTAGTAGTTATACAGAGccctttctttcaattaaaaatcgaTCGGAACGAAATACTCTACGCTTTCATACAACCAAACTTCTGCcatataattctgattttactCTTTCCGAGCTACAGTATGTTTTATCAAATGCAAAAGAAACTGCTCCTGGTCCGGATGGAGTTACGTATACTATGCTTAAACACCTCTCTCATGATGCTTTGGTCAATATCTTGTATAtgtttaacagaatctggagGGAACATGTTTTCCCCATTCAATGGAATAATGCTATTGTGATACCAATATTAAAACCTAATAAAGACCCTCAAAATCCCATTAATTACAGGCCTATTGCATTAACTTGCTGCCTGTGCAAACTTCTTGAAAAAATGGTGAATGCTCGCTTGATCCATGTATTAGAGACAAATGAATTTATATCCCCTTTCCAAAGTGGTTTCCGGAAGCGGCTTTCCACTGTTGACAATCTTATAGCTTTGGAGACAGACATAAGAAATGCCTTTGTACTAAGAAATCACCTGGTGTCTGTCTTTTTTGACATAGAAAAAACTTATGATAGAGCTTGgagatttggaattttaaaggatttgtttaattttaactttcgtggaaatttacctatttttatcaaaatttttttagcacACAGACTATTTAGAGTCCGATTGGGGAATACTCTGTCGAAAGCTTATTGCCAAGAAGAAGGAGTGCCGCAGGGCAGCGTATTGAGCGTGActctattcattataaaaatcaacCAGATTCTTTCCACCATTCCAACCACTGTACATAAAAACATCTATGTTGACGACCTGCAGATCTCCTGTTCTGCTAGGGATATGCGTTTTATAGAACGGCAATTACAAATTGCAATTAACAACATGACAACCTGGTGCGAAAGCAATGGTTTCACATTTTCTTCTCAGAAGACTAGATGCGTGCATTTTTGTAGAAGGCCACTACATCCAGATCCTGAATTGACGCTGAACGGTAATCCTCTGACTATATGCGACCAACATACATTCCTTGGTGTTATATTCGACAAACGCTTGACTTTCTTCCCCCATATCATGGATTTACGGAACAGATGTCTGCGATCGTTGAATATCCTTCGAATTTTGTCAAATACTGCTTGGGGTGCTGATTGCACTAGTTTGTTGAAAGTATATCGAAGCGTTATTCGCTCTAAATTGGATTATGGCTGTTTTGTATATGGTTCGGCTCGAAATTCTTACTTATCTCGTCTTAATTACGTACATCATCAGGCTCTGCGTGTATGCTGCGGTGCATTTAGAACATCCCCGATTAGCAGTCTATATGTTGAAACTTATGAACCCTCGTTGTGTTTTAGGCGAAACATGTTGTCCGCCTGCTACTATTTCCGTGTTTTATCGAACCGATCTCACCCTTTAAGGAGAacgtttttaaattgttatcaatCTCCACTATTCAACGTCCGCAGATCTTGTATACCTCCTCTGGGAACACGTATTTTGAGGATTTTACCAGCAACTTACCATAATGTGGAAATTCATGACGAAAGTCCTTTTTGTATACCACCTTGGGCTCAATATGATATTGTTTTGCttcatccatttaaaaaatttctaaagtccAATActcctgattttatttttagagcacTTTTTTCTGCTCACAGACACATGTACAGCGACTACATTCCTGTATACACGGATGGTTCCAAAACCGAGTCCCACGTTGGTTATGCTTTTGCTTGTGAGAATGTAGTTGTAAGTCACAAATTACATGAATTTACGTCAGTTTTTACCTCGGAAGTCACAGCAATATTTTGTGCTTTACAATATATTGCTAAGAATAAGTTTAGAAAGGTGATAATTTATTCTGATTCTTGGAGTGAACTTCAAGCCCTCGTTGGAAAATCGCAGAATCATGCATATATTTCTGATATCAGGAATTTGCTTAAGAACCTATGTcagaatagttttgaaattcttttctgttgGATTCCTTCTCATGTGGATATTCAGGGGAATGAAATAGTGGATATTGCTGCAAAATCAGCAACCGAATTCCACAAACAATCCATTCCTTATGCTGATGTACGTTTTTCCGTTCGGAAATGGCTTTTGCAAAATTGGCAGAGCCAATGGAACCTTGAGATAGAAAATAAACTACACAAAGTGAAACCTTTTATAGAACTTTGGTGTTCCTCCTTAAATCGCAGATGTGATGTTATTTTGACACGATTACGCATAGGGCATTCTAGAATAACACATAaacatatacttttaaagcaacCACCACCAACTTGTAGTCGTTGTGGTGATAGTTTAACTATCAGACATATATTAATCGAATGTCAGTCACTGGACTCATTGcatcttaagtattttaatacagttgtTCCTTGTCTTCCGCTTTTAATTGGACATAAAccgcattttaacatttttctttatttaaagg encodes the following:
- the LOC129959423 gene encoding uncharacterized protein LOC129959423; protein product: MASAEVGKFPEPATTIPCWAPWWAMPPDLKHYQCHMGSFSNVVEAKSTTRYMVIHTPNTFHSISPFLINKLILSTIGEVQNIKKLRSGDLLLQASEKQALQISKMTTLGSFPIQTSYHKTMNISRGVLSEPHFIKVSEAKFLEELRDQNVCAARRINIRRSDKLVPTQHVVLTFQTPVLPKSIKGGYINCKIRPYIPNPLRCFKCQRYGHSQIGCRSNENVCGKCADSGHEMNACTSDILKCVNCSGSHAAFSKSCPKWTLGKEIISIKIKNNITFPEARKIVNDRTPKVGVSYSSALKSIQNTSCSQTDASITHCHCAFTNPVPPDFQPSTSAQAQKNFTISENLSPKKSAPRLPGVSKKETA